In one window of Arthrobacter pascens DNA:
- a CDS encoding AMP-binding protein, with product MSVTDDFRAARDRLLALRSDYVQARSEFRWPRFEEFNFALDWFDQIAADPAKGINPALVIVEQDGSATRRSYADLAARSSQVANWLRSQGVRRGDRMIIMLGNQVELWELMLAGIKLGIVLIPTTTLMGPADLADRVERGEAGWAAVGRSNIGKFAGVPGRYRLIEIDDTGTPATAGALQYRDSAGFPDMFTAEAPTAADETLLLYFTSGTTSKAKLVEHTHTSYPVGHLSTMFWIGMEPGDVHLNVASPGWAKHAWSNVFTPWIAEACVFIYNYDRFDARALMEQMDRENVTSFCAPPTVWRMLIQADLALLKKPPSKVVSAGEPLNAEVIGQVQRAWGQTIRDGFGQTETTVQVANTPGQPVKTGAMGQPLPGYDVVLVDPNTGEEADDGELCLRLDPRPVGLMKAYYGDPQKTAEAFRGGYYHTGDMASRDGRGIITYIGRDDDVFKSSDYRLSPFELESVLIEHPAVAEAAVVPSPDALKLSVPKAYVVLAAGHEPGPELAEDILRYCRDHLAPFKRIRRLEFAALPKTISGKIRRVELRHSEELRHSGDAIPEGFGIEYSEADFPGLKG from the coding sequence ATGTCAGTCACCGATGACTTCCGTGCAGCACGTGACCGCCTCCTGGCCCTCCGTTCGGACTATGTCCAGGCCAGGAGCGAGTTCCGGTGGCCGCGCTTCGAAGAGTTCAACTTCGCCCTGGACTGGTTCGACCAGATCGCTGCGGATCCGGCCAAAGGCATCAACCCCGCGCTCGTGATCGTTGAGCAGGACGGCTCAGCAACCCGCCGCAGCTACGCCGACCTGGCTGCCCGATCCAGCCAGGTAGCCAACTGGCTCCGAAGCCAGGGGGTGCGCCGCGGAGACCGGATGATCATCATGCTGGGCAACCAGGTGGAACTGTGGGAGCTGATGCTGGCCGGCATCAAGCTTGGCATTGTCCTGATCCCCACCACCACCCTGATGGGTCCCGCGGACCTCGCGGACCGGGTGGAGCGGGGCGAGGCGGGCTGGGCCGCCGTCGGACGTTCCAACATCGGCAAATTTGCCGGCGTTCCGGGCCGGTACCGCCTGATTGAAATCGACGACACCGGCACACCGGCAACCGCGGGTGCGCTGCAATATCGGGATTCGGCAGGCTTTCCGGACATGTTCACTGCCGAGGCCCCCACCGCGGCGGACGAGACGCTGCTGCTGTATTTCACCTCCGGCACCACCTCCAAAGCCAAACTCGTTGAGCACACCCACACGTCCTACCCGGTGGGGCACCTGTCCACGATGTTCTGGATCGGCATGGAACCCGGTGATGTGCACCTGAATGTCGCCTCGCCCGGCTGGGCCAAACATGCCTGGTCCAACGTGTTTACGCCGTGGATCGCCGAGGCGTGTGTGTTCATCTACAACTACGACCGCTTCGACGCCCGCGCGCTCATGGAGCAGATGGACCGCGAGAACGTCACCAGCTTCTGCGCCCCGCCCACGGTCTGGCGCATGCTCATCCAGGCGGACCTGGCGCTGCTGAAGAAGCCTCCCAGCAAGGTGGTCTCGGCCGGTGAGCCGCTGAACGCCGAAGTCATCGGTCAGGTGCAGCGTGCCTGGGGCCAGACCATCCGCGACGGCTTTGGCCAGACCGAAACCACCGTCCAGGTGGCCAACACCCCGGGACAGCCGGTCAAGACCGGCGCGATGGGCCAGCCGCTTCCCGGCTACGACGTGGTGCTGGTGGATCCGAACACGGGAGAAGAGGCCGACGACGGCGAGCTGTGCCTGCGCCTCGATCCCCGTCCCGTCGGGCTCATGAAGGCGTACTACGGCGACCCGCAAAAGACCGCCGAGGCGTTCCGCGGCGGCTACTACCACACGGGAGACATGGCCAGCCGTGACGGGCGCGGCATCATCACGTACATTGGCCGTGACGACGACGTCTTCAAATCCTCCGACTACCGGCTCTCCCCGTTTGAGCTGGAGAGTGTCCTGATCGAGCACCCGGCAGTGGCGGAAGCCGCCGTGGTTCCCTCGCCCGACGCCCTCAAGCTGTCCGTTCCCAAGGCCTACGTGGTCCTCGCCGCCGGACATGAGCCGGGCCCGGAGCTGGCCGAAGACATCCTGCGGTACTGCCGCGACCATCTCGCTCCGTTCAAGCGCATCCGCCGGCTGGAATTCGCGGCGCTGCCCAAGACGATCTCGGGCAAGATCCGGCGCGTGGAACTGCGGCACAGCGAAGAATTGAGGCACAGCGGGGACGCAATCCCCGAAGGGTTTGGCATCGAATACTCCGAGGCGGACTTCCCGGGGCTGAAGGGCTAA
- a CDS encoding MFS transporter codes for MTIAPFLAQQPTSEARRARLAVNLLFFTNGAIFASLLPRYPDIKTDLGLSNAAFGLAVAAFPLGALLAGLSAGMLVRRFRSSRVAIVATVLASLGILLAGSAPAWVALAGGLFLAGSMDAITDVAQNSHGLRVQRLYGRSILNSFHAVWSVGAVVGGLVGAAAAELAVPPPVHLAVASTVFSLMAVLSYRLLLSGPEPLEAPGDNDTGEGSPNDFGGLLQSKAIYGALLALVIIASAGALVEDSGSSWSAIYLSGSLGASAFMAGAGFVALQGMQFVGRIIGDRLVDRFGQRAVARCGGLIVLAGMGLALSFPTIIGTVIGFGLAGLGVATLIPAAMHAADELPGLRAGAGLTIVSWLLRLGFLLSPPVVGAIADASSLRLGLVVVPLAGLLVILFARVLSPRPDPAS; via the coding sequence ATGACGATTGCGCCATTCCTAGCTCAACAGCCCACAAGCGAGGCGCGTCGTGCGCGCCTTGCGGTCAACTTACTGTTCTTCACCAACGGCGCCATCTTCGCCAGCCTGCTCCCGAGGTACCCGGACATCAAAACGGATCTCGGGCTGTCCAACGCGGCGTTCGGCCTGGCAGTTGCAGCTTTTCCCCTGGGCGCACTGCTGGCCGGCCTGAGCGCCGGAATGCTCGTGCGCAGGTTCCGGTCCTCCAGGGTGGCAATCGTTGCCACCGTCCTGGCGTCGCTCGGTATTCTCCTGGCTGGCAGCGCCCCAGCGTGGGTGGCCCTTGCCGGCGGTCTTTTCCTTGCGGGCTCTATGGATGCCATCACCGACGTGGCGCAGAATTCCCATGGCCTCAGGGTGCAAAGGCTCTACGGAAGGTCGATCCTTAACTCGTTCCATGCCGTATGGAGTGTCGGGGCCGTCGTTGGAGGCCTCGTCGGCGCCGCTGCAGCGGAACTGGCCGTACCTCCTCCTGTCCATCTCGCCGTCGCCTCAACCGTTTTCAGCCTCATGGCGGTCCTGTCTTACAGGCTTTTGCTTTCGGGGCCGGAACCCCTAGAAGCCCCTGGCGACAATGACACGGGAGAGGGAAGCCCGAATGACTTCGGCGGGTTGCTTCAGTCCAAGGCTATCTACGGGGCGCTCCTTGCCCTCGTGATCATTGCCTCCGCCGGGGCACTCGTGGAGGACTCCGGAAGCTCTTGGTCCGCCATCTACCTCTCGGGCTCCCTCGGGGCATCGGCCTTCATGGCGGGCGCAGGCTTTGTGGCACTCCAAGGAATGCAGTTCGTGGGACGGATAATCGGTGACCGCCTGGTGGACCGCTTCGGCCAACGCGCTGTTGCCCGCTGCGGAGGACTGATTGTTCTGGCGGGCATGGGCCTTGCCCTGTCCTTCCCAACGATCATCGGCACTGTCATCGGTTTCGGTCTCGCCGGTCTCGGTGTCGCCACCCTCATTCCCGCCGCCATGCATGCCGCAGACGAGTTGCCGGGCCTCCGGGCGGGGGCGGGACTCACCATCGTCAGCTGGCTGCTACGACTGGGCTTCCTTCTTTCTCCCCCTGTCGTCGGTGCAATTGCAGACGCCTCATCACTGCGGCTCGGCCTCGTCGTCGTGCCCCTCGCAGGCCTTCTGGTAATACTTTTTGCCCGCGTCCTCAGCCCGCGTCCTGACCCCGCGTCCTGA
- the mmsB gene encoding 3-hydroxyisobutyrate dehydrogenase: MPDNATIAFLGLGHMGGPMAVNLVKGGYHVVGFDVVPAALETAKAQGVPTAASPVEAVSGAGVVLTMFPSGQHVLDAYRGVDGQPGLLAAAAPGTMFLDCSTINVDEALQASALAVDAGHLAVDAPVSGGVVGAEAGTLTFMVGGEPDDFETVRPMLEVMGKRVVHCGGHGGGQAAKICNNLILGVSMIAVSEAFVLGEKLGLTHQALFDVASAASGQCWALTTNCPVPGPVPTSPANRDYQPGFAGALMAKDLKLAVNALQSTGVAARLGPLASEIYDRFAAEGGAGRDFSGIITDIRDKSQGGTAGADAALDDGNQA; encoded by the coding sequence ATGCCTGACAACGCCACCATCGCTTTCCTGGGCCTGGGCCATATGGGTGGACCCATGGCCGTAAACCTGGTGAAAGGGGGATATCACGTGGTGGGTTTCGACGTCGTGCCTGCCGCACTCGAAACCGCCAAGGCCCAGGGCGTGCCCACGGCAGCCAGCCCTGTGGAGGCAGTGTCCGGAGCGGGAGTGGTACTGACCATGTTCCCCAGCGGACAGCATGTCCTGGATGCCTACCGGGGCGTGGACGGTCAGCCCGGGCTGCTGGCCGCGGCAGCCCCCGGCACCATGTTCCTGGACTGCTCCACCATTAATGTCGATGAGGCGCTGCAAGCTTCGGCGCTTGCCGTCGACGCCGGACACCTGGCTGTGGATGCCCCGGTCTCGGGTGGCGTGGTGGGTGCGGAGGCAGGAACCCTCACCTTCATGGTGGGCGGCGAGCCGGATGACTTCGAGACCGTGCGGCCGATGCTGGAAGTGATGGGCAAGCGGGTGGTTCACTGCGGCGGGCACGGTGGCGGGCAGGCCGCAAAGATCTGCAACAACCTGATACTGGGAGTGTCCATGATCGCCGTGAGCGAGGCATTCGTCCTGGGCGAGAAGCTGGGACTGACCCATCAGGCGCTGTTCGATGTCGCTTCAGCCGCATCCGGCCAGTGCTGGGCACTGACCACCAACTGCCCCGTTCCCGGACCGGTTCCCACCAGTCCAGCCAACCGCGACTACCAGCCGGGCTTTGCCGGGGCACTGATGGCCAAGGACCTCAAACTCGCCGTAAATGCCCTGCAGAGCACCGGCGTGGCAGCCCGTCTGGGGCCTCTCGCGTCGGAAATCTACGATAGGTTTGCCGCTGAAGGCGGCGCCGGCCGGGATTTCTCCGGGATCATCACGGATATCCGGGACAAATCACAGGGTGGTACCGCGGGGGCAGACGCAGCGCTGGATGACGGGAATCAAGCATGA
- a CDS encoding enoyl-CoA hydratase/isomerase family protein, giving the protein MADLPEDSPDGAQASAEVLFQRRGHLGVITLNRPRAVNALTAGMVAAMLEQLTAWADDDGVATVLVRGAGERGLCAGGDIVAIYQDMLTGGAQTAAFWQSEYRLNAMISAYPKPYVAFMDGLVLGGGVGISAHGSVRIVTGRTRMGMPETTIGFVPDVGGTWLLAKSPGEAGTHAALTGAHLSGADALFLGLADHYIPSERLPELAAELESETAGAAVARFVQTPPASALVEQRKWIDTCYASSDAEDIVRRLRDSGGEAAEAARTIEEKSPTAVKVALESLRRVKGLTLEEALAQEYRVGLRFLAAPDFREGIRAQVVHKDRSPQWKPATLREVQTEDVERFFAPLGDRELNLRSKETDHA; this is encoded by the coding sequence ATGGCCGATCTTCCGGAGGATTCGCCAGACGGAGCGCAGGCCAGTGCAGAAGTGCTGTTCCAGCGTCGCGGCCATCTGGGGGTGATCACCCTGAACAGGCCAAGGGCCGTCAATGCACTTACTGCCGGGATGGTGGCGGCGATGCTGGAGCAGCTCACCGCATGGGCAGACGACGACGGCGTGGCGACCGTCCTGGTGCGGGGCGCCGGAGAACGGGGCCTGTGCGCCGGCGGGGACATTGTTGCCATTTACCAGGACATGCTCACCGGAGGAGCGCAAACGGCCGCCTTCTGGCAGTCGGAATACCGCCTGAATGCCATGATTTCGGCATATCCCAAGCCATACGTCGCCTTCATGGACGGACTGGTGCTGGGCGGCGGCGTGGGAATTTCCGCGCACGGGTCGGTGCGAATAGTCACCGGCCGGACCAGGATGGGCATGCCAGAGACCACCATCGGATTTGTCCCCGACGTCGGAGGGACCTGGCTTCTCGCGAAGTCGCCTGGCGAGGCCGGGACCCATGCTGCCCTGACAGGAGCCCACCTCAGCGGCGCGGACGCGCTGTTCCTCGGCCTTGCGGATCACTACATCCCGTCGGAAAGGCTTCCGGAGCTGGCGGCGGAGCTCGAAAGCGAAACCGCAGGAGCCGCCGTCGCGCGTTTCGTCCAAACGCCTCCCGCATCCGCGCTGGTGGAACAGCGGAAATGGATTGACACCTGCTACGCATCCTCCGACGCCGAGGACATTGTCCGCCGCCTCCGGGACAGCGGGGGAGAGGCGGCCGAGGCGGCCAGGACTATCGAAGAGAAGTCGCCCACGGCGGTAAAGGTGGCCCTGGAATCCCTCCGGCGGGTCAAGGGCCTGACGCTGGAAGAAGCCCTGGCGCAGGAATACCGGGTGGGGCTCAGGTTCCTGGCCGCACCCGACTTCCGCGAAGGAATCCGGGCGCAGGTGGTGCATAAGGACCGTTCGCCGCAGTGGAAGCCCGCCACCCTGCGCGAGGTACAGACAGAGGACGTGGAGCGGTTTTTCGCGCCGCTGGGCGATAGGGAACTGAACCTTCGGTCAAAGGAGACGGATCATGCCTGA
- a CDS encoding enoyl-CoA hydratase — MTEYSNILVERRGRVGLVTLNRPEALNALNQATMEEVVAAVRAMDTDPGVGAVVITGSSKAFAAGADIKEMAFQGYMDMYAADWFRGWEDFTRLRIPTIAAVSGFALGGGCELAMMCDLIIAGDNAKFGQPEINLGVLPGMGGSQRLTRAVGKAKAMDLILTGRFIGAEEAERSGLVSRVVPAEDVVDEALKAGEIIASKSKPVAMAAKEAVNAAFETGLAQGVLFERRIFHSLFATEDQKEGMAAFTEKRQPEFKHR; from the coding sequence ATGACGGAGTACTCCAATATCCTCGTGGAGCGGCGCGGCCGGGTGGGCCTGGTAACCCTGAACCGGCCCGAGGCGCTGAACGCCCTGAACCAGGCCACCATGGAAGAGGTGGTGGCTGCTGTCCGGGCCATGGACACTGATCCCGGAGTGGGGGCCGTGGTAATCACCGGCTCCTCCAAGGCATTCGCCGCCGGGGCGGACATCAAGGAGATGGCCTTTCAGGGCTACATGGACATGTACGCCGCCGACTGGTTCCGCGGCTGGGAGGATTTCACCCGGCTCCGCATTCCCACCATCGCCGCAGTGTCCGGCTTCGCCCTGGGCGGTGGCTGCGAGCTGGCTATGATGTGCGATCTCATCATCGCCGGGGACAACGCGAAGTTCGGCCAGCCAGAGATCAACCTTGGCGTGCTCCCGGGAATGGGGGGCTCCCAGCGCCTGACCCGGGCTGTGGGCAAGGCCAAGGCAATGGACCTCATCCTGACCGGACGGTTCATCGGCGCGGAGGAGGCCGAACGCAGCGGACTGGTCTCCCGCGTCGTACCCGCGGAGGATGTAGTGGACGAAGCGCTCAAAGCGGGCGAGATCATTGCATCCAAGTCGAAACCGGTGGCCATGGCGGCGAAGGAAGCCGTGAACGCTGCCTTTGAAACCGGCCTGGCCCAGGGCGTTCTGTTCGAGCGCCGAATCTTCCACTCGCTCTTCGCCACGGAAGACCAGAAGGAAGGCATGGCGGCCTTCACAGAAAAGCGCCAGCCCGAGTTCAAGCACCGCTGA
- a CDS encoding MarR family winged helix-turn-helix transcriptional regulator, translated as MASPLPRDPIADAQRNWEEHGWADVAAPMAAITAVMRTQQILLARIEGALKPFGLTFARYELLALLSFARSGALPMNKASALLQVHPTSVTNAVDRLEGAGLVTRSPHPTDGRTTLIELTAEGRTVAKSATAVLNTEVFGQSGFAGEDVDQLIRILSSFRRNAGDFTEG; from the coding sequence ATGGCCTCCCCGCTCCCCCGCGACCCCATCGCCGACGCCCAGCGCAACTGGGAAGAACACGGCTGGGCCGATGTTGCGGCACCCATGGCCGCCATTACGGCGGTCATGCGCACCCAACAGATCCTGCTGGCCCGGATCGAAGGCGCCCTGAAACCCTTCGGCCTGACGTTCGCGCGCTATGAACTGCTCGCACTCCTGAGCTTCGCGCGCAGCGGCGCGCTGCCCATGAACAAGGCGAGCGCCCTGCTCCAGGTCCATCCCACCTCGGTGACCAACGCCGTCGACCGCCTTGAAGGCGCCGGACTGGTGACCCGCTCACCACATCCCACCGACGGCCGCACCACGCTGATTGAGCTCACCGCGGAGGGCCGTACCGTCGCCAAAAGTGCGACGGCGGTGCTCAACACCGAGGTGTTCGGCCAGTCGGGGTTCGCGGGCGAAGACGTCGACCAGCTGATCCGGATTCTTAGCAGCTTCCGCCGGAACGCCGGCGACTTCACGGAAGGCTGA
- a CDS encoding DedA family protein — translation MAAQAIDALGEWGVGLFTLAETVVPPIPSEVILPLAGYLAKQGSLSLVLVFITSTLGAYLGALMLYWLGARLGLERSIRGLSRLPLVDREDFDNAAGWFRRHGRSSVFFGRLLPGVRSLISLPAGASSMHLGTFSVFTLAGSGLWNGALIGLGFLLGTQYRLIEQYSRFLNYVVYVALGLMVVGLVVRSVRRRSGR, via the coding sequence ATGGCCGCCCAGGCCATCGATGCCCTTGGCGAATGGGGCGTGGGGCTGTTCACTCTGGCCGAGACTGTCGTTCCGCCCATCCCCAGCGAGGTCATTCTTCCCCTGGCGGGCTATCTCGCCAAACAGGGGTCCTTGAGCCTGGTCCTCGTCTTCATTACCAGCACCCTGGGCGCCTATCTCGGCGCCCTCATGTTGTACTGGCTGGGGGCCCGGCTGGGCCTGGAAAGATCCATCCGCGGCCTGTCCCGGCTGCCGCTGGTGGACAGGGAAGACTTTGACAATGCAGCAGGCTGGTTCCGCCGCCACGGCAGGTCTTCCGTCTTCTTCGGACGCCTGCTCCCCGGTGTCCGTAGCCTCATTTCGCTTCCGGCCGGCGCCTCAAGCATGCACCTGGGCACCTTCAGCGTTTTCACCCTCGCTGGAAGCGGTCTGTGGAACGGGGCACTCATTGGCCTTGGTTTCCTGCTCGGCACCCAGTACAGGCTGATCGAACAGTATTCGCGGTTCCTCAATTACGTGGTCTACGTTGCGCTGGGACTGATGGTGGTAGGGCTTGTGGTCAGGAGCGTGCGCCGCAGGTCCGGTCGCTAG
- a CDS encoding family 43 glycosylhydrolase, protein MMLQLRFKAALAALLIAATSQLAAGAASATTPAPTPSPTAEPTYLFAFGANDAGQTTLPAGYRNDPIVQLAAGNNHTVAVTQPGQLLAWGSNSAGQSTVPAAGKTKFTAVAAGASHSLALSRDGGVVAWGGNSSGQSAVPAAALTGVRKISAGGSNSVALKTDGTLVAWGDNAFAQNQIPAELGGRQIEQTATGSGFNLALDSTGQVTAWGRSDAGQLEIPAEVKATRITAVSAGVTHSLALTADGKVLAWGSNAYGQLNVPAELASEKVTAIAAGGYHNLVATESGKVFAWGENNAGQGTLPDGVGPKVVALAAGEAHSVLFTRPDDGAVAVPLAGQIAALPPQLPAAVVPGTVWSWAPALAVLGMALLGAAGFAAFRSRHLSGYALAAAKAAAGVRGRRAAGATLAAAVGASLLIPATPGMAADEAPAGFPEPTLAQLVSTNGMLYFANSGASVTDKVADGDTLGIFQSRSDQPLGQDAKTGGSWGYVSDAFSNPKANTNTTLGKYDSILYDAPPAGSVLSQRAVKYDFDLPSGSYDVTFGFKLPGGWAGRTMDLMAEGAVLGTASAGSTALEKTFIVQVTDSTLNLQAHSQAGRTNTFLDPALNFVLIRKPLEHTTALLGEKIRQASLSQEQASLYATDSVDVLKQKLAAAQSLVDAASTDTAAIKAAYEAIDAATKALRKLVTYDSFRPGKPWLDSNAKAIQAHGGQVIPAKDAAGKTIYYWYGEDRSNGYQPMPGVHAYSSYDLYNWKDEGLALKALTSRAQLDTDPYFTSLYADYTTHEKDAVFRDLDSNGSGNAAGRAVVLERPKVIYNKSTNKWVLWVHADGPSTTSNAQYAKAQAGVAVSDSPFGPFRYVDSYRLDQIPANDPNNQYPSQLGMARDMNLFQDDDAARTGYIVYSSEENRTMYVSRLNASYMYLNVPKSRSVDGVDFSRSFQGQAREAPAMFKYDGMYYLITSAATGWDANAARYATAPSPLGPWTQHGNPAIGTNANTTFSSQSTSVIPVDAAAGKFIYMGDRWTPSDLANAPQVWLPMTFDANGGLTFDWHDTWKLQDLENRGKFSVQMDVPKQVALGAGPAALPSTAVVTQNGTTTTSAVTWSGAAFNTPGSATVTATFASNGRSTAYNVLVVPKGTVYLADPGGSDTQDYADLRDAVSALGPLSNSVKDQPLGPDPATGKVWGYDNPGTSTTSGGSMFATLRYVTQTASRKDLSYMFGALDPGQYTVYIGLFDPWASSAPNRAAKISINGTVVAASQRFGATDTTLTYTGRSPDALGKLNVNLAPTTANDIQLSWIMVVKNQEQAQG, encoded by the coding sequence ATGATGCTTCAACTGAGATTCAAGGCGGCCTTGGCAGCCTTGCTCATCGCCGCCACGAGTCAATTGGCGGCGGGCGCTGCGAGCGCCACCACACCCGCCCCGACTCCTTCCCCCACCGCCGAACCCACATACCTGTTTGCCTTCGGCGCCAATGACGCCGGACAAACCACTCTTCCAGCCGGCTACCGGAACGATCCCATCGTGCAGCTGGCAGCGGGGAACAATCACACTGTCGCCGTGACGCAGCCCGGCCAACTCCTCGCCTGGGGCTCCAATTCGGCCGGGCAATCCACAGTTCCTGCCGCCGGCAAGACCAAGTTCACCGCCGTCGCCGCAGGTGCCAGCCATTCACTGGCCTTGTCCAGGGACGGCGGTGTCGTTGCCTGGGGCGGCAACTCCAGTGGACAGTCCGCTGTCCCCGCGGCCGCCCTGACCGGTGTAAGGAAGATCTCCGCCGGCGGGAGCAACTCCGTGGCGCTGAAGACTGACGGCACCCTGGTCGCCTGGGGTGACAACGCATTCGCGCAGAACCAGATCCCGGCCGAACTGGGCGGCAGGCAAATCGAACAGACAGCCACAGGCTCGGGCTTCAACCTCGCCCTTGACAGCACAGGCCAGGTCACCGCCTGGGGGCGCAGCGACGCCGGCCAGCTGGAAATCCCGGCAGAAGTCAAGGCCACCCGCATCACGGCGGTCTCCGCCGGAGTAACGCACTCCCTCGCCCTGACGGCCGACGGCAAGGTCCTTGCCTGGGGATCCAACGCGTACGGCCAGCTCAACGTGCCCGCGGAACTCGCTTCCGAAAAAGTCACTGCGATTGCAGCGGGCGGCTACCACAACCTTGTGGCCACCGAGTCGGGCAAGGTCTTCGCCTGGGGCGAGAACAATGCTGGCCAAGGCACATTGCCCGATGGCGTAGGCCCCAAGGTTGTTGCCCTGGCCGCCGGTGAAGCACACAGCGTGCTGTTCACCCGCCCCGACGACGGCGCTGTTGCCGTTCCGCTGGCCGGTCAAATAGCCGCCCTCCCGCCACAGTTGCCCGCCGCAGTAGTCCCCGGAACAGTGTGGTCCTGGGCACCAGCGCTCGCCGTTCTCGGCATGGCCCTCCTCGGGGCGGCCGGCTTCGCCGCCTTCCGCTCCCGGCACCTGTCCGGTTATGCTCTCGCAGCGGCCAAGGCTGCTGCCGGGGTCCGTGGCCGGCGGGCAGCCGGCGCAACGCTCGCTGCTGCCGTCGGCGCCTCCCTGCTGATCCCGGCGACACCCGGAATGGCCGCGGATGAGGCTCCCGCAGGCTTCCCGGAGCCGACTCTCGCGCAGTTGGTATCCACCAACGGCATGCTGTACTTCGCCAACAGCGGCGCGTCGGTTACGGACAAGGTGGCAGACGGCGACACGCTGGGTATCTTCCAGTCCCGCTCAGACCAGCCTCTGGGTCAGGACGCAAAGACGGGGGGCAGCTGGGGTTATGTCTCGGATGCATTCTCCAATCCGAAGGCCAACACCAACACGACGCTGGGCAAGTATGACTCCATCCTTTACGACGCCCCGCCGGCCGGCTCGGTCCTTAGCCAGCGCGCGGTCAAATACGACTTCGACCTGCCCAGCGGCAGCTACGATGTCACCTTCGGATTCAAGCTCCCGGGCGGCTGGGCCGGCCGCACCATGGACCTCATGGCTGAAGGGGCAGTTCTTGGAACCGCATCCGCCGGCAGCACCGCATTGGAGAAAACCTTCATTGTGCAGGTCACCGACAGCACCTTGAACCTGCAGGCGCACAGCCAGGCCGGACGCACCAACACCTTCCTGGACCCCGCCCTGAACTTCGTGCTGATCCGCAAGCCGCTGGAACACACCACGGCACTGCTGGGCGAAAAGATCCGGCAGGCCAGCCTGAGCCAGGAGCAGGCGTCGTTGTATGCAACGGACAGCGTTGATGTTCTGAAGCAGAAGCTTGCGGCAGCGCAGTCCCTGGTGGACGCTGCCTCTACCGACACCGCGGCCATTAAGGCAGCCTACGAGGCAATAGACGCGGCGACGAAGGCCCTGCGCAAACTGGTCACTTATGATTCATTCCGGCCCGGGAAGCCCTGGCTGGACAGCAACGCCAAGGCCATCCAGGCCCATGGCGGCCAGGTGATCCCCGCCAAGGACGCCGCTGGCAAGACCATTTACTACTGGTATGGCGAGGACCGCTCCAACGGCTACCAGCCCATGCCCGGCGTCCATGCCTATTCCTCCTACGACCTCTACAACTGGAAGGACGAAGGGCTGGCACTTAAGGCCTTGACCTCCCGCGCCCAGTTGGACACGGACCCGTACTTCACCTCCCTCTACGCCGACTACACGACGCATGAAAAGGACGCCGTCTTCCGTGACCTTGACAGCAACGGCTCGGGCAACGCGGCTGGCCGGGCCGTGGTCCTCGAGCGCCCGAAGGTCATTTACAACAAGTCCACCAACAAGTGGGTCCTATGGGTCCATGCCGATGGGCCGTCCACCACGTCCAACGCGCAGTACGCCAAGGCCCAGGCGGGAGTTGCTGTGTCGGACAGTCCGTTCGGGCCCTTCCGGTATGTCGACAGCTACCGCCTGGACCAGATCCCGGCAAACGACCCCAACAACCAGTACCCCTCCCAGCTGGGCATGGCGCGCGACATGAACCTCTTCCAGGATGACGACGCAGCCCGGACCGGGTACATCGTCTACTCAAGCGAAGAGAACCGCACCATGTATGTTTCGCGGCTCAACGCCAGTTACATGTACCTCAATGTTCCGAAGTCGCGGTCGGTGGACGGCGTGGACTTCAGCCGCAGTTTCCAGGGCCAAGCCCGTGAGGCCCCGGCCATGTTCAAGTACGACGGAATGTACTACCTGATTACGTCCGCAGCCACAGGCTGGGACGCGAATGCGGCCCGCTATGCCACCGCCCCATCTCCGCTCGGACCATGGACCCAGCACGGCAACCCGGCCATCGGAACAAACGCCAACACCACATTCTCCTCGCAGAGCACGTCTGTCATCCCGGTGGATGCCGCCGCGGGCAAGTTCATTTACATGGGCGACCGCTGGACGCCGTCTGACCTGGCCAACGCCCCGCAGGTCTGGCTGCCCATGACGTTCGACGCCAATGGCGGACTGACCTTCGACTGGCACGACACCTGGAAGCTGCAGGACCTCGAGAACCGCGGAAAGTTCAGCGTCCAGATGGACGTCCCGAAACAAGTGGCACTCGGCGCGGGCCCGGCTGCCTTGCCGTCAACCGCCGTGGTCACCCAGAACGGAACCACGACGACGTCGGCAGTCACCTGGAGCGGCGCGGCGTTCAACACACCCGGCAGCGCAACTGTCACGGCGACCTTCGCCTCCAACGGCCGAAGCACTGCCTACAACGTCCTGGTGGTCCCGAAGGGTACCGTCTATCTGGCCGATCCGGGCGGATCAGACACCCAGGATTATGCCGATCTACGGGATGCCGTGTCCGCCCTCGGCCCGTTGTCCAACTCCGTGAAAGACCAGCCCCTGGGGCCTGATCCGGCCACCGGCAAAGTATGGGGCTACGACAACCCCGGCACGTCCACCACATCGGGAGGATCCATGTTCGCGACGCTTCGCTACGTGACCCAAACCGCCAGCCGCAAGGACTTGTCCTATATGTTCGGTGCGCTGGATCCCGGCCAGTACACGGTGTACATCGGACTCTTCGATCCGTGGGCGTCATCGGCACCCAACAGGGCAGCCAAGATCAGCATCAACGGAACAGTCGTGGCAGCCAGCCAACGCTTCGGAGCGACGGACACTACGCTGACCTACACAGGCCGGTCCCCGGACGCCCTGGGCAAGCTCAACGTCAATCTGGCCCCGACCACTGCGAATGACATCCAGTTGAGCTGGATCATGGTGGTGAAGAACCAGGAACAGGCGCAGGGCTGA